One genomic segment of Flagellimonas marinaquae includes these proteins:
- a CDS encoding YceI family protein, whose translation METAVKTNWNIDNAHSEIAFKVKHMMISTVTGYFEDYSASVETENEDFKGASFSFTAQTDSINTKNSDRDAHLKSDDFFNAEAYPELKFESKSFDGSTLVGDLTIKNITKEVSLDVDFNGVAIDPYGQTKAGFDISGAINRKDFDLTWSAVTEAGKIVVSDTVKLQLNVQFFKA comes from the coding sequence ATGGAAACAGCAGTAAAAACAAATTGGAACATTGATAACGCACACTCTGAAATTGCTTTTAAGGTAAAGCATATGATGATTTCTACCGTAACAGGCTATTTTGAAGACTATAGTGCCTCGGTGGAAACGGAAAATGAGGATTTTAAAGGCGCAAGCTTTTCTTTTACAGCACAAACGGATTCTATCAACACTAAAAATTCCGATAGAGATGCACACTTAAAATCAGATGATTTTTTCAATGCAGAAGCCTATCCGGAGTTAAAGTTTGAATCAAAATCATTTGATGGCAGCACTTTAGTTGGAGACTTGACCATAAAAAACATCACTAAAGAAGTAAGTTTGGATGTGGATTTTAATGGAGTGGCAATAGATCCATACGGACAAACCAAAGCAGGCTTCGATATTTCGGGGGCCATAAATAGAAAAGACTTTGATCTTACGTGGAGCGCCGTTACCGAAGCTGGTAAAATAGTGGTAAGTGATACCGTAAAACTACAATTGAACGTGCAGTTTTTTAAAGCATAG
- a CDS encoding helix-turn-helix domain-containing protein: protein MKIPVLNIQNFRESKRMNEVYVNSFSRHLEFNRCLIDKPHSHDFYLCVLFLEGTGTHEVDFKTYRIGPGRVFFLKPGQTHYWKFDTKPEGIIFFHSQAFYNLRFLGHSLSIFPFYGSQQNPPMLKVPTSEIPVLQMKFQEAIAEYRDNRMMREIKILGLINDIYIQLSRIYASQIDLDHINYTQSTALLDRLEILIDKNFKEEKLPKFYAEQLNITTKHLNRVVKQTVNKTTTELISERVVLEAKRLIVHSKHNLADVAYALEFSDYAYFSKYFKARTGITPKAFQESYK, encoded by the coding sequence ATGAAAATACCGGTTTTAAATATTCAAAATTTCCGAGAATCAAAAAGGATGAACGAGGTGTATGTTAATTCCTTTTCTCGTCATTTGGAGTTTAACCGATGCCTTATCGATAAACCACATAGCCATGATTTTTACTTGTGCGTTCTTTTTTTGGAGGGTACCGGTACCCATGAGGTCGATTTTAAGACCTACCGGATTGGTCCCGGAAGGGTATTCTTTTTAAAACCGGGGCAGACCCATTATTGGAAATTCGATACCAAACCGGAGGGAATCATTTTTTTTCATTCACAAGCCTTTTATAATCTAAGGTTCCTAGGACACTCCCTTTCCATTTTTCCATTTTACGGTTCGCAACAGAATCCCCCAATGCTTAAAGTTCCAACAAGTGAAATACCGGTGTTGCAAATGAAATTTCAGGAGGCAATTGCCGAATATCGTGATAATAGAATGATGCGTGAGATTAAAATCCTAGGCTTGATAAATGATATCTACATCCAACTTTCTCGGATATATGCCTCCCAAATAGATTTGGATCATATTAACTATACACAAAGCACGGCATTATTGGATCGTTTGGAAATTTTGATCGATAAAAATTTTAAAGAGGAAAAGCTACCTAAATTTTATGCTGAGCAATTGAACATTACCACAAAGCACCTCAATAGAGTGGTAAAGCAAACCGTGAACAAAACAACTACCGAACTTATTTCCGAAAGGGTAGTACTGGAAGCCAAACGGTTAATTGTACACTCCAAACATAATTTGGCAGATGTAGCCTATGCGCTGGAATTTTCCGATTATGCCTATTTTTCAAAATATTTTAAAGCCAGAACAGGAATTACGCCTAAGGCTTTCCAGGAGTCCTACAAATAA
- a CDS encoding SusD/RagB family nutrient-binding outer membrane lipoprotein: MKNISLILICTCLSIISCTTDFESINENPNEPQEVSPEFLLTNVIADFSNEHTYNQGLRLNNYLAQFNADIEFERIDRYELGSNSGYWNLIYGLLADLESMKTLPGYNDAYDGVCEILRSYLFSQLTDIWGDVPYTDAIRFSEANFTPEYDTQERIYIDPENGILARLEKAAVKLENTTESIRGDIMFNNDLNKWVRFANSLQVRYYLRVSKRTSDFDRLQQLANGNKLMESNADNAILPYLSSAPNQFPLFSASTGIYQGLKMSETVERILKEWDDPRIDVFFNPTQESLLNGTPEYKGMPNGLSTQTISEMGIVLNDVSNMSDRFRVVPDGVDAQLMLYSEVQFALAEAVERGFITGNAQTFYENGIRAHFEYYNAEIPGDYFTREVIALNGSMDENLEKILTQKWLSLFMVGHEAWFNIRRTGIPELSPGIDNFNNDRYPSRYLYPESEQAANRENYEQAVSRLGGNNINIKSWWEM; the protein is encoded by the coding sequence ATGAAAAATATATCTTTGATTTTAATCTGTACCTGCTTGTCCATTATCAGTTGTACAACGGATTTTGAATCCATAAACGAGAACCCGAACGAACCGCAAGAGGTAAGCCCGGAGTTTTTGCTGACCAATGTAATTGCCGATTTCAGCAATGAGCATACCTACAATCAAGGTCTACGACTCAATAACTATTTGGCACAGTTTAATGCAGATATTGAGTTTGAACGCATAGATAGATATGAACTGGGCAGCAATAGCGGATATTGGAATTTGATCTATGGCCTTTTGGCCGATTTGGAATCAATGAAAACCTTGCCAGGGTATAATGATGCCTATGATGGGGTGTGCGAAATTCTTCGCAGTTACCTATTTTCACAACTCACCGATATTTGGGGAGATGTCCCGTACACCGATGCCATACGTTTTTCTGAGGCAAACTTTACACCTGAATATGATACACAAGAGCGTATTTATATAGACCCGGAGAACGGAATTCTTGCCCGACTGGAAAAAGCTGCGGTCAAACTTGAAAATACCACCGAAAGTATTCGTGGGGATATCATGTTCAATAATGATCTGAATAAATGGGTGCGGTTCGCTAATTCACTCCAAGTGCGGTACTATCTCCGAGTAAGCAAGAGAACCTCGGATTTTGACAGACTGCAACAATTGGCCAATGGCAATAAACTTATGGAATCGAATGCCGATAATGCAATACTGCCCTATCTGAGCTCCGCTCCAAATCAGTTTCCCTTGTTCAGTGCATCAACAGGTATTTATCAAGGTCTAAAAATGAGTGAGACGGTGGAACGGATATTAAAAGAATGGGACGATCCCAGGATAGATGTATTCTTTAACCCTACTCAAGAGAGTCTTCTCAATGGTACACCGGAGTACAAGGGGATGCCCAACGGATTAAGTACCCAGACAATTAGCGAAATGGGAATTGTACTGAACGATGTGTCCAATATGTCCGATAGGTTTCGGGTGGTTCCCGATGGAGTGGATGCACAGCTTATGTTGTATTCAGAAGTGCAGTTTGCCCTGGCCGAAGCTGTGGAAAGGGGATTTATCACCGGAAATGCCCAAACCTTCTACGAAAACGGTATTAGGGCACATTTTGAATATTACAATGCGGAAATCCCGGGAGATTATTTCACTAGGGAGGTTATTGCGCTCAATGGGAGTATGGACGAGAATCTGGAAAAAATCCTTACCCAAAAGTGGTTGAGTCTATTTATGGTAGGGCACGAGGCATGGTTCAATATCCGTCGTACCGGAATACCGGAGCTCAGCCCTGGAATAGACAACTTTAACAACGATAGATACCCATCACGTTATCTGTATCCCGAATCGGAACAAGCAGCCAACAGGGAGAACTATGAACAGGCCGTATCTAGGTTGGGAGGGAATAACATCAATATAAAGAGTTGGTGGGAAATGTAA
- a CDS encoding DUF983 domain-containing protein → MKKVENIFQCKCPKCNTGDIFQHPKSRFPFRIPKMHERCPHCNYKFERETGFFFGAMFVSYALAAAEMIACLVIFWYLAGFSPLSVFFIIAIMAAVLSSLNFKLSRSIWIYLFYRD, encoded by the coding sequence ATGAAAAAAGTAGAAAATATATTCCAATGCAAATGTCCCAAATGTAATACTGGAGATATTTTTCAGCATCCTAAATCAAGATTTCCTTTTAGGATTCCAAAAATGCACGAAAGATGCCCTCATTGCAATTATAAATTTGAAAGGGAAACAGGATTCTTCTTTGGGGCCATGTTCGTAAGTTATGCCCTTGCAGCTGCCGAGATGATTGCTTGTCTGGTTATTTTCTGGTATTTGGCCGGTTTTTCCCCTCTCAGCGTATTCTTTATTATCGCTATTATGGCAGCAGTTTTAAGCTCGCTCAACTTTAAACTTTCCAGGTCTATTTGGATTTACTTGTTTTATCGGGACTAG
- a CDS encoding TIGR04282 family arsenosugar biosynthesis glycosyltransferase codes for MINKKMDPNNTALLVFSLSAKKEVVRKPIGDGHRPEEQEALFNLLIANTRNLATQCGVDFYWVDEHEQIGNNFSSRFTNAFQKLFDAGYDNVISIGNDSPDLTTQLLQDAVHKLESNKMVLGPSKDGGVYLIGLSKEIFHHGTFLNFRWQTSFLLDSLKDHIDTHKIDVEILRELSDIDSRKDLEDYAKSNPTSLLSKLFKLLIASLNRKWKRTLEAVPLALHLSNIGLRAPPVFNSF; via the coding sequence ATGATCAACAAGAAAATGGACCCGAACAATACAGCGCTGCTTGTATTTTCCTTATCCGCTAAGAAGGAAGTAGTGAGGAAGCCCATTGGCGATGGTCATAGGCCGGAAGAACAGGAAGCCTTATTCAATTTACTGATCGCCAACACGAGAAATTTGGCTACGCAATGTGGTGTCGATTTTTATTGGGTAGATGAGCACGAACAAATAGGCAATAATTTTTCAAGCCGTTTTACAAATGCTTTTCAAAAACTGTTTGATGCAGGTTACGATAATGTAATCTCCATTGGGAACGATAGTCCGGATTTGACCACCCAACTTTTACAAGATGCCGTGCATAAGTTGGAATCAAACAAAATGGTACTGGGTCCATCCAAAGATGGAGGTGTTTATTTGATTGGTCTGAGCAAGGAAATATTTCACCACGGAACATTTCTGAACTTCCGTTGGCAAACTTCCTTTTTGCTGGACAGTCTAAAGGATCATATCGACACTCATAAAATAGATGTTGAAATTTTAAGGGAGCTTTCCGATATTGATTCCCGGAAAGATTTGGAGGACTATGCAAAATCTAATCCTACCTCTTTACTGAGCAAGTTATTCAAATTACTGATAGCATCGCTCAATCGCAAATGGAAACGAACTCTTGAAGCAGTTCCATTGGCACTACATCTTTCAAATATAGGGTTAAGGGCACCGCCCGTTTTCAATTCTTTTTAG
- a CDS encoding SusC/RagA family TonB-linked outer membrane protein: protein MRPILIAVLQCYVFALFAQESTYSSRVLDHNQLPIPYAAVYEEGTQNYTSTDEDGYFELTTSSKKFTLQISSIGYRPLTVLVEDGTLPLSLIMEPSQEQLDEVVVTALGIEKDKRALVSAVSTVSSDKLVTVPQTNLVNSLAGQVAGVQITNGSSGVGSSSRIIIRGENSLSGSNQPLFVVDGVPISNEQITSDLVNNGALQEVDFGNGSSEFSPDDIESISVLKGAGSAALYGARAANGVVLITTKRGNRAKGFGVSINSNFTIETLLTLPDYQNVYGLGSNGAYAFQNGTGAGVGDGGISSYGPRLDAGLLIPQFDSPSVDINGNPVRAGDVISRTLPDGSFTPISPTPWVARPDNVRNFFETGITYQNNIAISNTTDKGSTRVSYSNLRNEGILPNTDLKRDGIALSVDQFLSDRLKLSTFVNYINTRSGNRPNLGYGYENVLYGFNWTGRQTNIDSLRDYWQAGQTGRQHFDINYLWLTNPYLTLFENTNSFTKNRVLGNVSATYDFSEHLSLKVRGGLDTYNDDREFRRAVSTNANPFGSFRKDNVRFTELNTDFLFTYTNSFNENWNYVLTAGANRLDQKINYSYAEASQLAIPEIYTLANSRAPLLGNSEKLDKRINSIYGTANFAYRNQLYADFTFRNDWSSTLPTGNNSFGYYSAGLSFIASNAFELPKDITYLKLRFSAASVGNDTDPFQNTQTFRLNGNYGPNFRVTNRTVLKNTNLKPERLDAYELGLETWFLNGRIQFEGSAYQNISKDQIISRPISNATGFNSFNENGGEIRTRGLELMLSASPVKTNSFTWNTSVNFGTFRSVVTELPDGVDQFVTATASVFSGSGGSNTVFYIAREGGRVGDMYGTGFVQIDGQDLYDSNGLPVQDANLRKLGNYNPDFTLGFNNNFSYKNFDFTILFDWRQGGTIVSRTKALGSTSGVLQETLLGREGGSESTQFVDGNGVVGNGVVNIGTVDSPQYVPNTTAVAASRFNNAFYDRGNEASALYDASYVKLRQLSIYYTFPQKMSKSLGVENLKLGLIGSNLLLFTENPHFDPELNALQERNIVYGVEDFSYPSTRSFGVSLKTNF from the coding sequence ATGAGACCAATACTGATTGCAGTATTGCAATGCTATGTGTTTGCCTTGTTTGCACAGGAAAGCACGTACAGCTCCAGAGTGCTGGACCACAATCAATTGCCCATACCCTATGCCGCGGTTTATGAAGAAGGGACTCAAAACTATACATCCACCGACGAAGATGGTTACTTTGAGTTGACAACCTCATCCAAAAAATTTACGCTACAAATTTCTTCAATAGGATACAGGCCATTGACAGTTCTAGTGGAGGACGGGACCCTGCCACTTTCGCTCATTATGGAACCCTCCCAAGAACAACTGGACGAAGTCGTAGTGACCGCTTTGGGAATCGAGAAGGATAAACGTGCCTTGGTATCTGCCGTATCCACAGTAAGTTCGGATAAGTTGGTTACGGTTCCGCAGACCAATCTGGTCAATAGTTTGGCAGGGCAGGTAGCTGGGGTACAGATTACCAATGGTTCCAGTGGTGTGGGCTCATCCTCTAGGATCATAATACGAGGGGAAAACTCGTTGAGCGGAAGCAATCAGCCCCTTTTCGTGGTGGATGGTGTACCGATAAGCAACGAACAAATCACAAGCGACCTTGTAAATAATGGTGCCTTGCAAGAGGTCGATTTTGGTAACGGAAGTTCCGAATTTAGTCCGGACGACATAGAATCCATTTCTGTTTTAAAAGGAGCTGGCTCGGCTGCGCTCTATGGGGCAAGAGCTGCAAATGGGGTGGTCTTGATCACTACAAAACGGGGCAATAGGGCCAAAGGCTTTGGAGTAAGCATCAATAGTAATTTCACCATAGAAACTTTGTTGACCTTACCGGATTATCAAAATGTATATGGATTGGGATCTAATGGGGCCTACGCTTTTCAAAATGGTACGGGTGCCGGAGTTGGTGACGGCGGAATCAGCAGTTATGGCCCAAGATTGGATGCAGGGCTACTAATACCACAGTTCGATAGCCCTTCGGTGGACATCAACGGGAATCCCGTTCGCGCAGGCGACGTGATTTCTCGAACATTGCCAGACGGTTCCTTTACACCCATTAGCCCAACACCATGGGTGGCCAGACCGGATAATGTCCGCAACTTTTTTGAAACCGGAATAACCTATCAAAATAATATTGCCATTAGCAACACCACCGATAAGGGAAGTACGCGCGTATCCTACAGTAATTTGCGCAATGAAGGCATTTTGCCGAATACGGATCTAAAAAGAGACGGTATTGCATTGAGTGTTGATCAATTTTTGAGCGATAGGCTTAAACTGAGCACTTTTGTAAACTACATTAATACACGAAGTGGCAATAGACCCAATTTAGGGTACGGATATGAGAATGTACTTTATGGGTTTAATTGGACAGGTAGACAGACCAATATTGATTCTCTTAGGGATTATTGGCAAGCGGGACAGACGGGTAGGCAACATTTTGATATTAATTATTTATGGCTGACCAACCCCTATCTTACCCTCTTCGAGAACACCAATAGTTTTACTAAGAATCGGGTTCTGGGCAATGTGTCTGCAACCTACGATTTTTCAGAGCACCTATCGTTAAAGGTACGGGGTGGTTTGGATACCTATAATGATGACAGGGAGTTCCGTCGTGCGGTAAGTACCAATGCCAACCCATTTGGATCTTTTCGAAAGGACAATGTCCGTTTTACAGAATTGAACACCGATTTTTTGTTTACCTATACCAATAGTTTTAACGAAAATTGGAATTATGTTCTAACAGCAGGAGCCAATCGCCTAGATCAAAAAATCAACTATTCCTACGCCGAAGCATCACAATTGGCAATTCCGGAAATATATACCTTGGCCAATTCCAGGGCCCCTTTATTGGGAAATAGCGAAAAGCTAGACAAAAGAATTAACAGTATTTATGGTACGGCCAATTTTGCCTATCGGAACCAGTTATATGCCGATTTCACTTTTAGGAACGATTGGAGCAGTACCCTGCCCACAGGTAATAATTCCTTTGGTTACTATTCCGCCGGATTGAGCTTTATTGCCTCCAATGCATTTGAGCTGCCCAAAGACATTACGTATCTAAAACTTAGGTTTAGTGCGGCATCGGTAGGTAACGATACCGATCCATTTCAAAATACGCAGACCTTTCGGCTAAATGGGAATTATGGCCCCAATTTTAGGGTAACGAACAGAACCGTGCTAAAAAACACCAATTTAAAACCGGAACGTTTGGATGCCTATGAACTAGGCCTCGAAACATGGTTCTTAAATGGAAGAATACAATTTGAGGGTTCTGCCTATCAAAATATCAGTAAGGATCAGATCATCTCAAGGCCCATTTCCAATGCGACAGGTTTTAATAGTTTTAATGAGAACGGTGGGGAGATACGCACGCGCGGGCTCGAGTTGATGCTGAGCGCTTCCCCGGTAAAAACAAACAGTTTTACCTGGAACACATCGGTAAACTTTGGCACTTTTAGGAGTGTGGTTACGGAACTGCCAGATGGGGTAGATCAATTTGTGACGGCTACAGCAAGTGTTTTTAGCGGTAGCGGAGGTTCCAATACCGTATTCTACATAGCCAGAGAAGGCGGACGCGTAGGCGATATGTACGGTACGGGGTTTGTACAGATAGATGGGCAAGATCTTTACGACAGCAATGGATTGCCCGTTCAGGATGCCAATTTGCGCAAACTGGGCAATTATAATCCAGATTTTACCTTGGGCTTCAATAACAACTTTTCTTATAAAAATTTTGACTTTACCATTTTGTTCGATTGGCGGCAAGGAGGCACCATCGTGTCCCGAACCAAGGCATTGGGAAGTACCTCCGGAGTATTGCAGGAAACCCTGTTGGGCCGTGAAGGGGGATCGGAAAGCACACAGTTTGTAGATGGTAATGGCGTAGTGGGAAATGGTGTGGTCAATATTGGGACGGTGGACAGCCCCCAATATGTCCCCAATACTACAGCAGTAGCGGCAAGTAGGTTCAACAATGCATTTTACGATAGAGGGAATGAGGCCAGTGCCCTGTACGATGCCTCTTATGTTAAATTAAGGCAGCTCAGTATCTACTATACCTTTCCCCAGAAAATGTCAAAATCCTTGGGAGTGGAAAACTTAAAGCTTGGCCTTATTGGCAGCAATTTATTATTGTTTACCGAAAATCCGCATTTCGACCCAGAGCTCAATGCGCTCCAAGAGCGCAATATTGTGTACGGCGTTGAGGATTTTTCTTATCCATCCACCAGAAGTTTTGGTGTAAGCCTAAAGACCAATTTCTAA
- a CDS encoding pirin family protein — MNTVVHKADSRGDANHGWLHSKHTFSFANYHNPERMNFGVLRVLNDDTVAAGMGFGTHPHQNMEIISIPLEGDLEHKDSMDNVAVIKSGDIQVLSAGTGITHSEYNKNKDQQVKFLQIWVFPNKENVAPRYDQITLNTADRKNQFQQVLSPNPDDAGVWIHQDAWFNMTDLDQGKSLTYNLKKPGENGVYVFVLKGDATVNNQALNSRDGFGIWDVNELNITADSNTELLLMEVPMSL; from the coding sequence ATGAACACAGTAGTACACAAGGCGGACAGTAGGGGAGATGCCAACCACGGATGGTTGCACTCCAAACACACTTTTAGTTTTGCCAATTACCACAATCCGGAGCGTATGAACTTTGGGGTACTTCGCGTATTGAATGATGATACCGTAGCAGCAGGTATGGGCTTTGGCACACATCCACATCAAAACATGGAAATTATTTCTATCCCCTTGGAAGGTGATTTGGAACACAAGGATAGTATGGACAATGTCGCGGTGATCAAGTCGGGCGACATTCAGGTGTTGAGTGCCGGTACGGGGATTACGCATTCAGAGTACAACAAAAACAAAGACCAACAGGTGAAGTTTTTGCAAATCTGGGTATTTCCCAATAAGGAAAATGTTGCTCCAAGGTATGATCAGATTACGCTGAACACTGCCGATAGAAAAAATCAATTCCAACAAGTATTGTCACCAAATCCTGACGATGCCGGTGTTTGGATCCATCAAGATGCCTGGTTTAATATGACCGATTTGGATCAAGGAAAATCTCTGACCTACAATTTAAAAAAACCAGGAGAAAACGGCGTGTACGTTTTTGTACTCAAAGGCGATGCAACCGTAAACAATCAAGCTTTAAATTCCAGGGATGGATTTGGGATTTGGGATGTAAATGAACTCAACATCACGGCAGATTCCAACACCGAATTGTTGTTGATGGAAGTTCCTATGTCACTGTAA